CAACCGCCGCCTGATCGAACAGGCGGCCATCCAGCGTGGCGCCCGCCTCGACGTGGTGTTCGAGGTGGACAGCGTCACCATGACCAAGGCCATGATCAAGCGGGGCCTTGGCTGGACCATTCTGGCCCATGCTGCGGTGGCGGGGGAGGCGGAGCGGGGAGAATTGCAGGTGCGGGTCATCGACCGGCCCCCGCTCATCTCCACGGTCTCCATCGGCATCCCGACGGAAACCCAGTCCACGCCGCTTGCCCATGAGCTCTTCGATGTGGTGCGCGGCGTCATCGTGGAGCGTGTGGCTGCAGGCGCGTGGTACGGCGCCAAGGTGGTAGATGACTATGTCCGCTGACATGCGGGTTTCACTCACCGGCCTTGGCGGATGCGGGGACCGCCACGGCCGACGCCTGCGGGCCGGCACCGGCCGGCGCGGCGAGCTCGGCCATGTAGCTGTCGAACTTGGTCCGGTTGAACGCATTCTCCCACCGGGCGATGACAAACACGGCAACGGTGTTCCCCACCACATTGGTGAGTGCGGTGCAGGTGGCCATCAGCCGGTCCACGCCAAACAGAAGGCCCAGCCCGTTGAGCGGCAGCGCACGCACCGTCTGCAACGTGGCGGCGAGCTTGATGAAGGCGCCTCCGGCGACGGTGGTGCCGCCCTTTGAGGTGAGCAGCATGATGGCGAGCACGCCGATCTGCTGGCCAAGCGAAAAGGGTGTATCGGTGGCCTGGGCGATGAAGCCCACCGCGATGGCCATGTAGATGGCGGTGCCGTCCAGATTGAAGCTGTAGCCGGCGGGCAGTACAAACCCCACCACCGCCTCGTCGCAGCCGGCCTTTTCCAGCTTCTGCATCAGCCGGGGCAGGGCCACCTCGCCAGACGCGGTGCCGAGCACCAGCAGCAGTTCCTCGCGCACCAGGCGGATGAGCTTCAGGATGGACAGCCCGGCCATGCCAGCTACTGAGCCAAGGACCAGGAAGACGAAGGCGAGGGACGTGACGTAGTAAAGGCCGACGAGCTTGGCGAGATAGATCAGCGTGCCCGAACCGTGAGCGCCGACGGCCGCCGCGATGGCGCCAAACGCACCGATGGGGGCCACGCGCATGATGAAGCCGAGGATGCGGAACAGGACATCCTGCCCTTCCTCGATGCCGCGCAGGATGGGCGAATCCTTCTTGCCGCCGATGCTGAGAGCCGCGCCGGTGAGCACGGAGATGAAGAGCACCTGCAGGATCTCGCCCTTGGCGAACGCGTCCACCAGCGTGTTGGGAATGATGGAAAGGAAGAAGCCGACGGCGGTGAAGTGGCTGGCGGTGTTCGAGATCCTGGCTACGCTCTCGTTGACGGCGAGGCTGGTGGCGTGGAGGCCCGCGCCGGGCTCGAACACGTTCACCACCACGAATCCGAGCGCCATGCCGACGGTGGTGAGGATCTCGAAATAGAGCAGCGCCTTGAAGGCGAGGCGGCCGAGCTGGCCCATATCCCGCACGTGGGTGAGCCCCAGAACCACGGAGCAGAAGATGATCGGCCCCAGCATCATCCGCAGCAGCCCGATAAAGGCATCGCCGAGCGGCTTCATCTCGACGGCGGTCGCCGGCGCCAGAATCCCCAGGGCGATGCCGAGCAGGATGGCGATGATCACCTGAACATAGAGCTGGCGTAAGCGGGCCATAACGAACTTCACTCCCGTGCTGCCGCCGCTGCTTCCGGCGGCTTTGCTATTGGGCCGCATTACAAACGTCAGGAACGGGCTATGTCCAAGTCCGTCGATGGATACATATCCATGCCGTTTCGGTATGGTTCATCCCAGCGTGCCGACCGGGCGGTGTAATCAAACCGCCCCGATGGTCGCTGGGCGTGGCCGTGCAGGGAAGACGAATGATTTCTCCGCCAGCGCGCCCGAGGCCTACCGGATGCTGAACCGCTTCGGGTCGATGCGCTGCCGCACGCCGCTTTGTGGCCGTCGAGCGCCAGCGGGGATGTCATCGCGTTCGGTGACGCGCATTGCTGCCCGCAGACATCCCGCCGAAAATCAGGGCTTCCGGGGCTTCAAAATTCCACTTGTTCTCTTTTTGTTCCTATGGAATCCATAGGGCCGACACGCCTCGGAGAGCACCATGCCGAACGACGTCTTTCGTGCGGACGACACTACGTTTCCCACGGTCCTGCTGAGTTCCGAGCTTGGAAAGGGCCAGTCCTCGACCTGTCCCGCATCAAGCCATCCACCCGAACAGCGGGAAGCGGTTTGGCTGCAATGGGAAGAGCTTTGGTTGACGGAGATGGCCCTGCGTGTCGATGACGTATCGGACGGGGGCTGGCATTGAGGTGGCGCGTACGCTCGCGCGTCGCGCGAGTAGGCGTCTCAGGTCGTCCTCGAAGCCCTTCGGCGTTGGGCGTAGAGCATCAAGGAGACGAAGCTGGGCGAGGCAGGTCCCGCCGTTCGGCATGGCCGCGAGGAACGAGAGTTTGCCGGAGGGGGCTGGTGTGCCCGCCTCCGGCCCGAGCAACCCCTGGACCTCGACACACGGGCACGCGCGAGATCCAGATCTCCTGAACCGATGGGCCCTGGCGGCGCAGGGATCGGCTCACGGGGCCGACGCGACGGCTACAAAGCTCTTCTTCCGGCGATCCGCAGAATGCCATATCCGAGAACGCCGGCCAGCAGCGAGCCCGCCAGGATGCCGTACTTGACGCGGTCCTGCATGTGCGGGTCCTCGAAGGCGAGCAGACCGATGAACAGGCTCATCGTGAAGCCGATGCCGCAGAGGAAGGCGACTCCGAGAACCTGAAGCCACGTCGCGTGTGTGGGGAGTTCGGCGAGCCGCAGCCGGACCATCAGCGCGACCGCGCCGAAGATCCCGACGACCTTCCCGATCAGAAGCCCGGCCGCAACGCCGACGGCGAGTGTGTCCGTCATGATCGCAGGCGTTATCGAGGCAAAGGACACGCCGGCATTCGCGAAGCCGAAGATCGGCAGGATGGCGAAGGCGACAGGCGCATGGAGCAAGCTCTCCAGGCGGTGCAGAGGCGCCGTCTGGCGGGAGGGATCCGGCGTCGCGGAGGCCGTGGTGATGGGAATCGTCAGGGCCAGCAAGACGCCGGCGAGAGTCGCGTGGACGCCGGACACCAGGAGCAGGACCCACAGCACCGCGCCGAGCGCGAGGTAGATCCGCAGATCCTGGAAATTGGCGGCGCACAGGCTTCTGAGAATGCCGAAGACGAAAACGGCGCCCAGCAGGGTGGCAACGTTGATATTGGCCGTATAGAAAATCGCGATGATGATGACGGCGCCCAAGTCGTCGAT
The Azorhizobium caulinodans ORS 571 genome window above contains:
- a CDS encoding cation:dicarboxylate symporter family transporter, giving the protein MARLRQLYVQVIIAILLGIALGILAPATAVEMKPLGDAFIGLLRMMLGPIIFCSVVLGLTHVRDMGQLGRLAFKALLYFEILTTVGMALGFVVVNVFEPGAGLHATSLAVNESVARISNTASHFTAVGFFLSIIPNTLVDAFAKGEILQVLFISVLTGAALSIGGKKDSPILRGIEEGQDVLFRILGFIMRVAPIGAFGAIAAAVGAHGSGTLIYLAKLVGLYYVTSLAFVFLVLGSVAGMAGLSILKLIRLVREELLLVLGTASGEVALPRLMQKLEKAGCDEAVVGFVLPAGYSFNLDGTAIYMAIAVGFIAQATDTPFSLGQQIGVLAIMLLTSKGGTTVAGGAFIKLAATLQTVRALPLNGLGLLFGVDRLMATCTALTNVVGNTVAVFVIARWENAFNRTKFDSYMAELAAPAGAGPQASAVAVPASAKAGE
- the nhaA gene encoding Na+/H+ antiporter NhaA — encoded protein: MSGPSRTQRPMSPLRAFFHHETSAGLVLMACALAAIAVANSPLAPGYFATLHAYAGPLSVQHWVNDGLMAVFFLLVGLEIKREILTGQLATWGKRTLPGVAAVGGMAIPGIVYVMLNLNNPDALRGWAIPAATDIAFALGVMSLLGSRVPSSLKIFLAALAIIDDLGAVIIIAIFYTANINVATLLGAVFVFGILRSLCAANFQDLRIYLALGAVLWVLLLVSGVHATLAGVLLALTIPITTASATPDPSRQTAPLHRLESLLHAPVAFAILPIFGFANAGVSFASITPAIMTDTLAVGVAAGLLIGKVVGIFGAVALMVRLRLAELPTHATWLQVLGVAFLCGIGFTMSLFIGLLAFEDPHMQDRVKYGILAGSLLAGVLGYGILRIAGRRAL